A single region of the Candidatus Neomarinimicrobiota bacterium genome encodes:
- a CDS encoding superoxide dismutase family protein: MKNIYITLTFIALIACSSPNDKTATANILPRSGSSVTGEVVFTERKGIVSVEANIFGVGAGPVAVHIHTIGDCSSDDGKSSGGHWNPTEENHGKWGVAPFHSGDIGNIKIDDRGKGKISITDKSGRWSIGGSPETDIIGKAIVVHVGMDDMASQPTGAAGARIGCGVIKKRFTKN, from the coding sequence ATGAAAAACATTTATATAACCCTGACCTTTATTGCCCTGATAGCCTGTTCTAGCCCTAACGATAAAACTGCGACAGCAAACATTCTCCCCAGAAGCGGGAGCAGCGTTACAGGAGAAGTGGTATTTACAGAAAGAAAAGGAATTGTTAGCGTTGAAGCTAACATTTTTGGCGTTGGTGCAGGACCGGTTGCTGTTCATATACACACCATAGGGGACTGTAGCTCAGATGATGGGAAATCCTCGGGTGGCCACTGGAACCCAACAGAAGAGAACCACGGAAAATGGGGTGTAGCGCCCTTTCACAGTGGAGATATTGGCAATATTAAAATTGACGACAGAGGAAAAGGGAAAATATCCATAACAGATAAATCTGGTCGCTGGTCAATTGGAGGTTCTCCGGAAACAGATATTATAGGAAAGGCGATAGTGGTACACGTTGGGATGGACGACATGGCATCCCAACCCACCGGAGCCGCGGGCGCAAGAATTGGTTGTGGTGTAATAAAAAAGAGATTCACTAAAAATTAA
- a CDS encoding insulinase family protein: MGFFKKQVKTNTELDGLRTFVMPTGVKEVITFAGSFLGGSIFSPGKNRKIAPLTAAMIDKGTLEKDKYAISDILESVGAELTFSSTRHHAQFSGHCLKDDLDIVIQLLVEQLRTPVFSEEELTTLKTRMIGNLERSKEDTKQQAMIRLLRIMYPKNHPNYQLTTNETIEQVSSANIKEVEKFHQNYYGLGSLNFAAVGDVKPVQINDLLGKYLNGWKTKNTTHVLPGMKADAPKESNTEIHIPEKTSMDIYLGQAIGIDRDHKDYYPLMMAVYILGGNFSARLMQTVRDQQGLTYGIGSSLAGVSFGGDGYWSTWGTFAPDLLDAGRKATIEQILNWYKNGVTQDELEAKKTTIAGAYQVGMDSTGGLMAQILSNAEKNRSVEYLDQYPDLISRITLDQTNKAIRTYVDPDKLTVVAAGTFKDS, encoded by the coding sequence TTGGGGTTCTTTAAAAAACAGGTTAAAACAAATACAGAACTGGATGGTCTGAGAACCTTTGTTATGCCTACTGGCGTAAAGGAGGTAATTACTTTTGCCGGCAGTTTTTTAGGTGGGTCAATATTCAGCCCAGGGAAAAACAGGAAAATAGCACCCCTGACAGCAGCTATGATTGACAAGGGGACTCTTGAAAAAGACAAATATGCGATTAGTGATATTTTAGAATCCGTTGGTGCGGAATTAACCTTTTCAAGCACGAGACACCACGCCCAATTTTCGGGCCATTGTTTAAAAGATGACCTTGACATAGTAATTCAACTATTGGTGGAACAATTACGCACGCCAGTATTTTCTGAAGAAGAATTGACAACCCTTAAAACAAGAATGATTGGGAACCTCGAACGTTCCAAAGAAGATACAAAACAACAAGCCATGATTAGGTTATTAAGAATCATGTATCCGAAAAACCACCCAAATTATCAACTAACAACGAACGAAACTATTGAGCAGGTTTCGTCAGCGAACATTAAAGAAGTAGAAAAATTCCATCAAAATTATTATGGTTTAGGTAGTTTGAATTTTGCTGCCGTTGGAGATGTGAAACCTGTTCAGATTAATGATTTATTGGGTAAGTATTTAAATGGGTGGAAAACAAAAAACACCACACATGTTTTACCCGGCATGAAGGCCGACGCCCCAAAAGAAAGTAATACAGAAATTCACATTCCCGAAAAAACAAGTATGGATATTTATTTAGGCCAGGCTATTGGTATTGATCGAGACCATAAAGATTATTATCCATTAATGATGGCAGTTTATATTTTGGGTGGGAATTTTTCAGCACGGTTAATGCAAACAGTAAGAGACCAACAGGGTTTGACTTATGGTATTGGCTCGTCTTTAGCCGGGGTAAGCTTTGGGGGTGACGGCTATTGGAGTACGTGGGGAACTTTTGCGCCAGACTTATTAGATGCGGGAAGAAAAGCGACCATAGAGCAAATATTAAATTGGTACAAAAATGGTGTTACACAAGATGAACTGGAAGCGAAAAAGACAACAATTGCTGGAGCGTACCAAGTAGGGATGGATTCAACAGGTGGGCTTATGGCACAAATTTTGTCTAACGCCGAGAAGAATAGAAGCGTTGAGTATTTAGATCAATATCCGGACCTAATAAGCCGGATTACCTTGGACCAAACTAACAAGGCGATCAGAACATATGTTGATCCAGATAAATTGACTGTCGTTGCAGCAGGGACATTTAAAGATAGCTAG
- the lpdA gene encoding dihydrolipoyl dehydrogenase — MVESKHAEIVVIGAGPGGYAAAFRAADLGKKVILIDKDPTLGGVCLNRGCIPSKVLLHISKVMDEASHLSKMGVTYSEPEINLDAIRAHKDKIVSQLNSGIEKMATARKVEWVRGKALFNSNSELNVINDDGEIKISFDKCIVAAGSVSATIPGVPADHPSVLTSRTALELVDIPERLLVIGGGVIGLELGQVYAALGAKVSVVEFLPNLIPGADQDIVKPLQRKLKKQFESIRLSSKVTSVLPNEDESLTVTIENEKGTSTEIYNKVLVSVGRKPNTNLLNIESTGVEVDERGFINVDVYQRTTIKNIFAIGDIVGNPMLAHKATHEGKVAAEVASGLPAAFDVRAIPSVVFTDPEVAWAGLTEIEAKEKGINYKKGEFPWAASGKAIAMGANQGKTKILFDPETSQVLGVGIVGPGAGDMISEGMLAIEMGADAEDIGLTIHPHPTLGETFGLAAEVFEGTITDLYVPKK; from the coding sequence ATGGTTGAATCAAAACACGCAGAAATAGTGGTAATTGGCGCAGGACCAGGAGGATATGCTGCGGCCTTTAGAGCTGCCGACCTTGGGAAAAAGGTTATATTAATTGATAAAGACCCCACCTTGGGTGGCGTCTGTTTAAACCGAGGGTGTATCCCTTCCAAAGTATTGCTTCATATTTCTAAGGTCATGGATGAAGCCTCCCATTTATCCAAAATGGGCGTAACCTACAGTGAACCGGAAATTAATCTGGACGCCATAAGGGCCCATAAGGACAAGATAGTATCCCAACTAAATAGTGGTATCGAAAAAATGGCGACAGCAAGGAAAGTGGAGTGGGTACGAGGAAAAGCCCTTTTTAATTCTAATTCGGAATTGAATGTAATCAACGATGATGGAGAAATAAAAATTTCGTTTGATAAGTGTATCGTTGCCGCCGGTTCCGTTTCAGCAACGATCCCTGGAGTTCCAGCGGATCACCCCAGTGTTCTTACCTCTCGGACAGCGCTGGAACTGGTAGATATACCTGAAAGACTTTTAGTAATAGGTGGTGGCGTTATTGGGCTTGAGTTAGGACAGGTTTATGCTGCGCTTGGAGCCAAAGTTTCCGTGGTTGAATTTTTGCCGAATTTGATTCCTGGGGCGGACCAAGACATCGTAAAGCCTCTTCAAAGAAAACTCAAAAAACAGTTTGAATCAATCCGTCTTTCTTCCAAAGTAACATCCGTTTTACCAAATGAAGACGAATCCTTAACTGTGACTATTGAAAACGAAAAAGGCACAAGCACAGAAATTTACAACAAGGTTTTGGTCTCTGTTGGGAGAAAACCGAACACTAATTTACTTAACATAGAATCCACTGGCGTTGAGGTTGACGAGCGGGGTTTTATAAATGTGGATGTTTACCAAAGGACAACAATTAAAAATATTTTTGCCATTGGCGATATAGTCGGAAACCCAATGTTGGCACACAAAGCGACCCACGAAGGAAAGGTTGCCGCAGAGGTAGCTTCCGGCCTTCCGGCTGCGTTCGATGTCCGCGCTATTCCGTCTGTTGTTTTTACCGACCCAGAAGTCGCATGGGCCGGACTTACGGAAATAGAAGCCAAAGAAAAAGGTATTAATTATAAAAAAGGCGAATTTCCATGGGCGGCCAGCGGAAAGGCCATCGCGATGGGTGCGAACCAAGGAAAAACAAAAATTTTGTTTGACCCGGAAACCAGTCAAGTTCTTGGTGTTGGTATTGTTGGGCCGGGTGCTGGTGATATGATTTCAGAAGGAATGTTAGCAATCGAAATGGGTGCAGACGCAGAAGATATTGGCCTCACCATTCATCCTCACCCCACGCTTGGAGAAACCTTCGGATTGGCCGCCGAAGTTTTTGAAGGCACAATTACAGACTTATATGTCCCCAAAAAATAA
- a CDS encoding branched-chain alpha-keto acid dehydrogenase subunit E2, with protein sequence MIKEIILPDLGEGIDGAEVSEVSVSVGDIVTTEQTILVLESDKASMEIPAEVKGVISEILVSTGDELKPGHLLMKVETTEGVIDLEKTPPPQVEPDPELVEPSPTTPQEAVSFTNASSSGGTFASPGVRRLARELGINLQTIKGSGQKGRITKDDLNGYIKLQMAMSSGITPKLKKEVDFSQWGDIEVQKLTKIKRITGERLQQAWQAIPHVTQFDEADITALDSYRKKLKKEGATKGIKVTFLPFLMKVVTAVLKEMPIFNSSLDYTDQNLVLKKYYHLGIAVDTPAGLTVPVVRDVDKKSVFDLSESLMDLSSRARDKKLKPEEMNGGTFTISSLGGIGGTGFSPIVNPPEVAILGVSKSAWKQVYDKPSGEFVPKFIMPFSLSYDHRVIDGAAAAGFTSRFANILSDLSFFKD encoded by the coding sequence ATGATTAAAGAAATTATACTACCCGACCTCGGAGAAGGAATAGACGGAGCAGAAGTAAGCGAAGTCTCTGTTTCTGTTGGTGATATAGTAACAACAGAACAGACGATCCTTGTCTTAGAGTCGGACAAAGCATCAATGGAAATTCCAGCAGAGGTAAAAGGCGTCATTTCAGAAATTCTAGTATCCACCGGCGACGAGTTGAAGCCCGGACACCTTCTAATGAAAGTCGAAACTACAGAAGGGGTTATTGATTTAGAGAAAACACCACCACCACAAGTTGAACCCGACCCAGAGTTAGTAGAACCTTCCCCGACCACACCCCAAGAAGCGGTTTCATTCACCAACGCCAGTTCTTCAGGCGGGACGTTTGCCTCTCCTGGGGTCAGAAGATTGGCGCGGGAGTTAGGAATTAATCTCCAAACCATTAAAGGTTCTGGCCAAAAAGGGCGAATTACTAAAGACGATCTCAATGGATATATTAAACTTCAAATGGCCATGTCTTCAGGAATCACACCAAAGTTAAAAAAAGAGGTAGATTTTTCACAATGGGGTGACATCGAGGTCCAAAAACTAACAAAAATCAAAAGAATAACGGGTGAGCGCCTTCAGCAGGCATGGCAAGCCATACCACACGTAACGCAATTTGACGAAGCAGATATCACAGCTTTGGATAGCTATAGGAAAAAACTAAAAAAAGAAGGTGCGACAAAAGGAATAAAAGTCACCTTTTTACCCTTTTTAATGAAAGTAGTGACAGCCGTTCTTAAAGAGATGCCGATATTCAACAGCTCTTTGGATTATACAGATCAAAACCTGGTTTTAAAAAAATATTATCACCTAGGAATCGCGGTGGATACACCGGCGGGACTAACGGTGCCTGTGGTAAGGGACGTGGATAAGAAATCCGTTTTTGACCTATCTGAAAGCCTCATGGATTTAAGCTCTAGAGCGAGGGATAAAAAACTAAAACCAGAAGAGATGAATGGCGGTACCTTTACAATTTCCAGCCTTGGTGGAATTGGAGGCACAGGGTTCTCACCCATTGTAAATCCACCAGAAGTTGCCATTTTGGGTGTTTCCAAAAGCGCGTGGAAACAAGTATATGATAAACCATCAGGAGAGTTTGTACCAAAATTTATTATGCCCTTCTCTTTGTCCTACGACCACCGTGTAATTGACGGCGCTGCCGCTGCGGGGTTTACATCGCGATTTGCTAACATCCTTTCAGATTTATCTTTTTTTAAAGATTAA
- a CDS encoding dihydrofolate reductase: MDVILIAAVTQDGYIARHSHERVTWSKDLHLFKEQTSGWPVIMGSNTFNCLQKELEGRDIIVVHRNDDPDQILAKLNSKKCFIAGGGKTNTRFAPYLTHLYLTPHPIIFGNGIRLFSDKVNEMNLFLEGTVAIKGEKELYQFIYRINCDIRHST; this comes from the coding sequence GTGGATGTAATTCTTATCGCCGCCGTTACACAAGACGGTTATATTGCTCGCCATTCACACGAAAGAGTTACGTGGTCTAAAGACCTACACCTGTTTAAAGAACAAACATCAGGTTGGCCTGTAATCATGGGCTCCAACACCTTTAACTGTCTTCAAAAAGAATTAGAGGGTCGGGATATTATAGTTGTCCATCGTAACGATGACCCAGACCAAATATTGGCGAAACTGAATTCAAAAAAGTGCTTTATTGCCGGCGGCGGAAAAACAAACACGCGCTTTGCACCATACTTAACCCACCTTTATCTTACACCACACCCAATAATATTTGGTAATGGGATTCGACTTTTTTCTGATAAAGTGAACGAAATGAATTTATTCCTAGAAGGAACAGTTGCAATTAAAGGCGAAAAAGAACTCTATCAATTTATATACAGGATAAACTGTGACATTCGTCACAGCACCTGA
- a CDS encoding insulinase family protein, which translates to MSPKNNSQFNGFEFIKASGGIEEYTLKKNNLTVLVLEDHSAPVATFMVTYHVGSRNEAIGYTGSTHLLEHLMFKGSRNYNKEKGTAIWTELQNIGAQINATTWNDRTNYFEVVPSEHLERAIAIEADRMRFAFLKDEDRQPEMTVVRNEFERGENSPFDVLDKNIWAAAYQAHPYHHSTIGWRSDIENISTERLQEFYHTYYWPNNATATLIGDFNKKEALALIKKYFGEHGASENSIPGMYTEEPEQEGPRRTVVSRVGQTGVVGVGHKSPEGLHIDTYAFQLLGKILSEGKTSRFYKSIIDKGLATSLFMYDFPFKDNGMFITYAFLTPDTDHQKVEDIILLEYKKITEKGISEEELNRAKAQTRASVAFSRDGSYSVASALNEAIAIGDWMFYTTYLDCIKKVTTKDLMCVAKKYLVEDKRTTGWFVPKKQEKL; encoded by the coding sequence ATGTCCCCAAAAAATAATTCACAATTTAACGGATTCGAGTTTATAAAAGCATCTGGCGGAATAGAAGAATATACTTTAAAGAAAAACAATCTTACTGTTTTAGTGTTAGAGGACCATTCTGCGCCAGTAGCAACATTCATGGTTACGTACCACGTTGGATCTAGAAACGAAGCGATTGGATATACTGGTTCCACCCACCTTCTTGAACATTTAATGTTCAAGGGATCTAGAAATTATAATAAAGAAAAGGGTACAGCAATTTGGACGGAACTCCAAAATATTGGGGCCCAGATTAACGCCACAACATGGAACGACAGAACCAATTATTTTGAAGTTGTTCCAAGCGAACACCTAGAGAGGGCGATTGCAATAGAAGCGGATCGTATGCGTTTTGCTTTTTTAAAAGATGAAGATCGTCAGCCTGAAATGACTGTAGTTAGGAATGAATTTGAACGGGGAGAAAACAGTCCATTTGATGTTTTAGACAAAAACATTTGGGCGGCCGCTTATCAGGCTCACCCCTACCACCATTCAACAATTGGATGGCGTTCAGATATAGAAAATATATCTACAGAACGGTTACAGGAATTTTACCATACCTACTATTGGCCCAACAACGCTACGGCGACATTGATTGGAGATTTTAACAAAAAAGAAGCGCTTGCTCTAATAAAAAAATATTTTGGTGAACATGGCGCAAGTGAAAACAGCATCCCCGGTATGTATACGGAAGAACCGGAGCAGGAAGGTCCACGAAGAACGGTAGTTTCGCGCGTAGGACAAACAGGTGTTGTCGGCGTGGGACACAAATCGCCAGAGGGTCTCCATATTGACACTTACGCCTTTCAACTGTTGGGAAAAATTCTCTCTGAAGGAAAAACGAGCCGCTTTTATAAAAGTATTATAGATAAAGGCTTAGCAACATCCTTGTTTATGTATGATTTCCCATTTAAAGATAACGGTATGTTTATAACATATGCATTTCTCACGCCGGACACAGATCACCAAAAAGTGGAAGACATTATTCTGCTTGAATATAAAAAAATTACTGAAAAAGGAATTTCAGAAGAAGAGCTCAACCGCGCAAAAGCACAAACTCGGGCTAGCGTTGCGTTCAGCAGGGATGGCTCATACTCTGTTGCCAGCGCACTAAATGAGGCAATTGCGATTGGTGACTGGATGTTTTATACAACATATTTGGATTGTATAAAAAAAGTGACAACGAAAGATTTAATGTGTGTCGCAAAGAAATATTTAGTGGAAGACAAAAGAACCACCGGGTGGTTTGTCCCCAAAAAGCAGGAGAAACTTTAA
- a CDS encoding response regulator transcription factor, whose protein sequence is MPNKITVFLADDHNIVRAGLKVLLESDKSISVIGETDNGVDAVRDVQKLHPDIALMDISMPGVSGIDAAAALRKKGTETKIIFLSMYAEEEYVVTAINAGASGYLIKQSVSRSLIEAIKQVQAGRVYFSPEISGAVLNAANIPNYRKHKKRSDKEITNREREILKLLSGGKPNKKISALLFISVKTVEKHRQNIMRKLDIHDVASLTRYAIEKKII, encoded by the coding sequence ATGCCAAATAAAATTACAGTTTTTTTAGCTGACGACCACAACATTGTACGCGCTGGATTAAAAGTTCTGCTGGAATCAGACAAATCGATTTCCGTTATTGGTGAAACAGATAATGGCGTTGATGCCGTTCGTGATGTTCAAAAACTTCATCCCGACATTGCGCTTATGGACATTTCAATGCCAGGTGTTTCTGGAATTGATGCGGCCGCTGCCCTTAGAAAAAAGGGCACAGAGACTAAAATCATATTTCTTTCCATGTATGCTGAAGAGGAATATGTGGTTACCGCCATTAATGCCGGTGCTTCCGGATATCTAATTAAACAATCAGTTTCCCGCTCATTAATAGAAGCTATAAAACAGGTGCAAGCGGGGCGGGTTTATTTTAGCCCCGAAATCTCTGGGGCTGTATTAAATGCTGCAAACATACCCAATTACCGCAAACATAAAAAGAGAAGCGATAAAGAAATCACCAATCGAGAGCGAGAAATTTTAAAACTTTTGTCTGGGGGTAAGCCAAACAAAAAAATATCTGCTCTATTGTTTATTTCAGTTAAAACTGTTGAAAAACACCGTCAAAATATTATGCGGAAACTCGACATTCATGATGTGGCGAGTTTAACTCGTTATGCGATCGAAAAAAAAATTATTTAA
- a CDS encoding YggS family pyridoxal phosphate-dependent enzyme, translating into MSLNNKLDNIRLRIDQAQKRSGFNHPVRFVAVTKTHPFSTIEKCFKAGITSIGENKIQEATQKFKALELIPGLEKRFIGNLQSNKVNKCLDLFDVIDSVDSVRLASKINKRAALLERNVPILLEVNTSGETQKHGFQPEQLEEMLSCIEKRNLIVKGLMTVGPKTKDKEKKRACFALLRELRDSMKQKSLVDLSMGMSGDFEIAVEEGSTIVRVGTALLGPREE; encoded by the coding sequence ATGAGTCTTAACAACAAGTTAGATAACATTAGACTTAGAATTGACCAAGCACAAAAACGGAGCGGTTTTAATCATCCCGTTCGTTTTGTAGCGGTAACAAAAACACACCCTTTTTCTACAATTGAAAAATGTTTTAAAGCCGGAATAACAAGCATTGGAGAAAATAAAATTCAAGAAGCCACTCAAAAATTTAAAGCACTTGAATTAATCCCGGGTTTAGAAAAAAGGTTTATTGGAAACCTTCAGTCAAACAAAGTAAACAAATGTTTAGACCTTTTTGATGTGATAGACTCGGTAGACTCGGTTAGGTTGGCCTCCAAGATAAATAAAAGAGCCGCGCTGTTGGAAAGAAACGTTCCAATTCTTTTAGAAGTAAACACATCTGGAGAAACTCAGAAACATGGGTTTCAACCGGAACAGTTAGAAGAAATGCTTTCTTGTATTGAAAAAAGAAATTTAATAGTAAAAGGTCTTATGACTGTTGGGCCTAAAACAAAAGATAAAGAAAAAAAGAGAGCATGTTTTGCTTTGTTGCGAGAACTACGGGACTCAATGAAACAAAAAAGTCTGGTTGACTTGTCTATGGGTATGAGTGGAGATTTTGAAATTGCAGTTGAAGAAGGAAGCACAATAGTGAGAGTTGGAACGGCGCTTTTGGGCCCAAGGGAAGAATGA
- the aceE gene encoding pyruvate dehydrogenase (acetyl-transferring), homodimeric type translates to MAENYKDIDSLETKEWIESIEDALEEHGYERTRFLLETLIDFAQSKGARLPFNTSTPFVNTILPGQQPEYPGNRDIERKIKSIVRWNAMAMVTAANKETPGIGGHISTFASAATLYEVAFNHFFKGAEHPNGQDLVYFQGHASPGMYSRAYLEGRLDSKKLYNFRRELSKEGGLSSYPHPYLMPDFWQFATVSMGLGPIMAIYQARFMRYMIDRGFIEETDRKIFAYLGDGEMDEPESLGALTLASRENLDNLVFVINCNLQRLDGPVRGNSKVIQELEGAFRGAGWNVIKVIWGADWDKLLENDHNGLLLKRLDEIVDGDLLKYVVEGGAYFRKHFFGKYPDLLKKVEHLSDEELEKMKLGGHDSLKVYSAYKEAVDFKGKPTVILARTIKGYGLGEAGEGRNITHNQKKLNEEELLLFRDRFNIPMSNEEAMKAPFYRFKKNSVEYKYLKERRDFLGGPLPIRTDKSAPLPIPDISVFKELIEGTGEREISTTMAFVRMLTILSKDKTIGNHIVPIIPDEGRTFGMEPLFRQLGIYAHKGQLYDPVDSDQFLYYKEAKNGQILEEGINEAGAVSSFIAAGTSYSNHGVKMIPFYIYYSMFGFQRVWDFIWAAGDMRTRGFLLGGTAGRTTLNGEGLQHQDGHSHLAAAATPNIKAYDLAYAYEIATVVHRGIKEMCQEDKDVVYYLTVENENYIHPPMPEGIENDIIKGLYKFNSPKKPILRLLGSGPLMGEAIAAAELLEKDWDISSELWNVTSFSELRKEAEEADRWNTLNPAKKQKMSHLVKSFKDNDIPTVAVSDYIKMVAEQIGPYVQGAYYTLGTDGFGRSDTRENLRRFFEVDRYYIVITALHALVNNGTLKKEEALNAMKKYKIDPDKPSPITV, encoded by the coding sequence ATGGCGGAAAATTATAAAGACATAGATTCGCTCGAGACTAAAGAGTGGATAGAATCCATTGAAGATGCGCTAGAAGAACACGGGTACGAGCGCACCCGGTTTCTTTTAGAAACACTCATTGATTTTGCCCAATCAAAAGGCGCCCGACTACCCTTTAATACAAGCACACCGTTCGTAAATACAATTTTACCCGGCCAACAGCCGGAATATCCAGGCAATCGCGATATAGAGCGCAAAATAAAATCAATTGTTCGGTGGAATGCTATGGCGATGGTAACAGCTGCCAACAAAGAAACACCCGGAATCGGGGGACATATTTCTACATTTGCATCTGCCGCCACACTGTATGAGGTTGCTTTTAATCATTTTTTTAAGGGGGCGGAACACCCCAACGGTCAAGACCTTGTTTACTTTCAAGGCCACGCCTCTCCAGGTATGTACTCTCGGGCTTATTTGGAAGGAAGGCTTGACAGCAAAAAGCTTTACAATTTTAGACGGGAATTATCAAAAGAGGGAGGACTGTCCTCTTATCCGCACCCTTATCTTATGCCTGATTTTTGGCAGTTTGCTACTGTATCAATGGGCTTAGGGCCTATAATGGCAATTTACCAGGCGCGCTTTATGCGCTATATGATAGACCGGGGTTTTATAGAAGAAACAGATCGAAAAATTTTTGCGTACCTTGGGGACGGAGAAATGGATGAACCCGAATCTCTTGGCGCCCTTACGTTGGCCTCCAGAGAAAACCTGGACAATCTTGTTTTTGTAATTAACTGTAACCTACAAAGGTTAGATGGTCCTGTTCGCGGAAATTCGAAGGTGATTCAAGAACTTGAAGGTGCTTTTCGTGGTGCCGGATGGAACGTTATTAAAGTAATTTGGGGCGCCGATTGGGATAAATTATTAGAAAATGATCACAACGGGTTATTATTAAAACGTCTGGATGAAATTGTTGATGGCGACCTATTGAAGTATGTGGTAGAGGGTGGAGCTTATTTCCGAAAACATTTTTTTGGGAAATACCCAGACCTACTAAAAAAAGTAGAACACCTTTCAGACGAAGAGCTAGAAAAAATGAAACTGGGTGGCCACGACTCACTAAAGGTTTATTCTGCATACAAAGAAGCGGTGGATTTTAAGGGAAAACCAACAGTTATTTTGGCCCGAACAATTAAAGGGTATGGCTTGGGCGAAGCAGGAGAAGGCCGAAATATCACCCACAATCAGAAAAAGCTCAACGAAGAAGAACTCCTTCTTTTTAGAGACCGTTTTAATATACCCATGTCCAACGAAGAAGCGATGAAGGCTCCTTTTTATCGGTTTAAAAAAAATAGCGTTGAATATAAATATTTAAAAGAGCGCCGGGATTTTCTCGGCGGCCCCCTCCCTATCCGAACGGATAAATCAGCCCCACTACCCATTCCAGATATATCGGTTTTTAAAGAACTAATAGAAGGAACCGGGGAGCGAGAAATTTCCACGACGATGGCATTTGTTCGCATGTTAACAATTCTTTCTAAGGACAAAACTATCGGAAACCACATTGTGCCGATTATTCCCGACGAAGGGCGCACCTTTGGAATGGAACCCTTGTTTCGCCAATTGGGGATATATGCTCACAAGGGACAACTGTATGACCCGGTAGACTCAGACCAATTTTTATATTACAAAGAAGCCAAGAACGGCCAGATTCTTGAGGAGGGAATAAATGAAGCGGGTGCCGTTTCCTCTTTTATCGCAGCAGGAACAAGCTATAGCAATCACGGTGTTAAAATGATTCCTTTTTATATTTATTATTCGATGTTTGGTTTTCAACGTGTTTGGGATTTTATTTGGGCAGCCGGCGACATGCGTACTCGCGGATTTTTGTTGGGCGGGACAGCAGGACGGACAACATTAAACGGAGAAGGGCTTCAACATCAAGACGGACATAGCCATTTGGCTGCGGCCGCTACACCAAACATTAAAGCATATGATCTAGCTTACGCATACGAAATTGCAACGGTGGTTCATCGTGGAATAAAAGAAATGTGTCAGGAGGACAAAGATGTCGTTTATTACCTGACGGTTGAAAATGAAAACTATATTCACCCACCAATGCCCGAAGGTATAGAAAATGACATTATCAAAGGACTGTATAAATTTAACTCCCCAAAGAAACCAATCCTTCGATTGTTGGGAAGCGGACCTCTTATGGGTGAAGCAATTGCAGCGGCAGAATTATTAGAAAAAGATTGGGATATTTCATCTGAACTCTGGAATGTTACAAGCTTTAGCGAATTACGAAAAGAAGCGGAGGAGGCAGACCGTTGGAATACACTAAACCCAGCGAAAAAACAAAAAATGTCCCACCTGGTAAAATCTTTTAAAGATAACGACATCCCGACTGTAGCTGTATCTGACTATATAAAAATGGTGGCCGAACAAATTGGACCATACGTTCAGGGCGCATATTATACTTTAGGTACAGATGGTTTTGGGCGGAGCGATACACGAGAGAACTTGCGCCGGTTTTTTGAGGTTGACCGTTATTATATAGTTATAACGGCGCTTCACGCACTAGTTAACAATGGAACTTTGAAAAAAGAAGAAGCTTTAAATGCGATGAAAAAGTATAAAATAGATCCAGACAAACCCAGCCCAATTACAGTGTAG